GCAGGGCCCTGGGGTTGAAATCGCGAAGCCGGATCGGGAAAGATTGGCGAGTCGCCATCGAGCCGATATCCATAGCGCGCGCCGATCGGAACTTGCTCGACGCTTCCGGAGAAATAACCTCCCGCTTCGGACTCAAGTTCGACGAAGCGAAAATCTCCGGCTTTCGACTTGCGAGTCGCTTGATCGACCTTAGCAATGGCGACTTCGACCCGTCGACGCTTCGGAGCCCAAACGCGAAAATGAACCTCGTTCGCTGCAATAGGCTCCGCACCGATCGGCAGCCGACGTGCCACATCGCGAGTCGGGCTCACGTGCATCGGAACCGTTTTATTTTTAGGAGCAGGAAGTGAAGCTGCCGACATGATCGATGATCTCGGGTGATTGGTTTCAATCGGCGCGGGCTACTTCGCCTTGTGCGGAAAATTTCTAAGTGCCGGATCGTCTTCATGGCGACCGGACGACATTCGATAGCCTTCTTCGAGACTCTCTTCGGGACGTGCCGCACAGCCCCCCTGAAAGCGATCCTCGCCCAGTTCCTCATTTACAAACGCGCTAGTCGACTGAGCATCGGCACGAGCAACTTGTCGATAGAGGCCCAAGAGCAAGAGCGTTGGTGCCCAAAGTCCGACAAAGCGTGCGGCTTTCGATCGGCCTGCGAGTTCCAAACCGAGCGCTAATCCCATCGAGGCCAGCGCGCCACTCAAAATCGGCTCAGCCGTGATCTGCCGTAAGAGGCGATCAAGCGGCGACGAATTGCCAATGCCGCGCCGCACGTCGGCATTCGCTCCTTCCGATGAGTGCGACATCGCAAAATCCTCCTGACATGCGTTTCAGCTGAGGCCGTATCGAATGACGCCGTAGGGCATTCGAATTGCAAAACGTATGCCGCTACGTTTCCGCGTTTGCCGTGAAAGCGCCAGCGCATCACTACCGAGAGGAACGACTGCTTCTTTTTCGATCCTAAAGCTTAATGCCGCGTATCGTTGCCGCCCCGTTTCGCGCTTGGTCGCCGAACGCTCATGTCGGCTCTGCGACATCCATTTCCGTTCGATGAATCCATATGCAGGGCTCGGCAAGCCGGCAACGGCCATACGGCACGACGTTTGCAATCGCTCGGGTCCAACTCAATCGCCCACACTCTTCAGTAAGAATTTCTCGCGCGCAAGCGCTTCGCTCATAAGGATGACACCCATGCGAGTTTGGCCTGGACGCCCGTATCCGTTGGGAGCGACATTCGATGGTTCCGGCGTCAACTTCGCTCTGTTCTCCGAGAATGCCACGAAGGTCGAACTTTGTTTCTTCAACGAGCCCGACGACAAAGAACCTGCGGAAACGCTCGAACTTAAAGAACACACCGACTTAGTTTGGCACTGCTACCTTCCCGATACCATCCCGGGCCAACTCTACGGCTATCGCGTTTACGGCCCTTACGAGCCCGAGAAAGGTCATCGCTTCAATCCGAACAAAATCTTGCTCGACCCTTATGCACGGGCCATCGGTCGCGATCTTCGTTGGTCGGATGAACTGTTCGGCTATAAGATCGGCGACGAAGCGAGCGACCTGTCGTTCGACAATCGCGATAGCGCCCCATACGCGCCGCTCGCGCAGGTCGTCGACACGGCGTTTACCTGGGGCGACGATCGTCCGCTCCGCACGCCGTGGCATAAGACCCTGATCTACGAACTCCACGTCAAAGGTTTTACGCAACTCAATCCGCTCGTGCCGGAGAAGCTGCGCGGCACCTATGCCGGCCTCGCTTCCGAAGCGCCGATCGAACATCTCAAGAGTCTCGGCGTCACGGCGGTCGAGTTGCTCCCCGTGCAGCACCGCATGGACGACCGACATCTGGTCGAAAAAGGGCTCACGAACTACTGGGGCTATAACACGCTGGCGTTCTTCGCACCGGATGCGCGCTATGTGTCGACGCACATTCAGCAGCCCGCCGTGCAGCAATTCAAGATGATGGTTCGTTCGCTGCACGCGGCCGGCATCGAAGTGATTCTCGACGTCGTTTACAACCACACAGCCGAAGGAAATCAAAACGGCCCGACCCTCTCCATGCGCGGGATCGACAACGCGGCTTACTATCGACTGTCGCCGGAAAGCCCGCGGCACTACATGGACTTCACCGGTTGCGGCAACACGATGAGCATGCGCCATCCGCGCGTCTTGCAACTCATCATGGATAGCCTCCGTTATTGGGTCTTGGAGATGCACGTCGATGGCTTCCGCTTCGACCTTGCCAGCACGCTCGCTCGCGAGCTCTATGAAGTGAACAAGCTTAGCGCGTTCTTTGAAATCATCGCGCAAGATCCGATTCTTTCGCAGGTGAAACTAGTGGACGAGCCGTGGGACGTAGGTGACGGCGGCTACCAAGTCGGCAACTTCCCGGTCTTGTGGAGCGAATGGAACGGCCGCTACCGCGACACGATCCGGAGCTTTTGGAAGGGCGACGGCGGTCTGCTCTGCGACTTCGCTACCCGCATGGCAGGCAGCAGCGATCTTTACGAAGTCGGCGGACGGCGACCGTATGCGAGCATGAACTTCATCACTTGCCACGACGGCTTTTCGCTCGAAGACCTCGTGAGCTACAACGAAAAACACAACGACGCCAACGGCGAAGGGAACCGCGACGGCGCGAGCAACAACGATAGTTGGAACTGCGGCATCGAAGGTCCGACCGAGGATGCGGAGATCAAGAAACTCCGCGCACAGCAGAAGCGCAACCTCATCGCGACCCTTCTTCTCTCACAGGGCGTGCCGATGATCCTCGGCGGCGACGAACTCGGCCACACGCAAAACGGCAACAACAACACTTATTGCCACGACAGCGAACTGACGTGGCTCAAATGGGATCTCAACGACGAACAAACGGAGTTTCTCAACTTCGTCCGCTCGGTCGTTCGGATCTGGCAAGAGCAGCCGGTGTTTCAACGCCGCAACTTTTTCCTCGGACGGAGTATTCGCGACTCCGAGGTGAAAGACATCTCCTGGCTCGAACCCTCCGGTGAAGAGATGACCGACGAAGCTTGGAACGCAGGCTTCGCCCGTTGCCTCGGCATGCGGCTCGCCGGCGATATCATCGGCGACGTCGACGACCGCGGTGATCCGATCGTCGGCGACACTTTGCTAGTGCTGCTCAACGCACATCACGAAGCGATTCCGTTTCATCTGCCGCTGACGAAGGGAAAAACTCCTTGGGAGCCGCTGCTCGACACGGCTCGACCGGATGGAAATCTGGAAGACCTTCCTGACGGCGGCGAATACCAACTCGCCGGCCGCTCGATGGCCGTATTCCTCACGAAGCTTTCGACGGAAATCATCCCCGAGGAGTCGGAACGGACTAATAAATCGAAAACGGCAGAGACGAAGAAACCCGAAGGCCCCGCCGCCGAGATTCCACCAGGACGACGCACGATCGAAGCTAGCGGCGTACTCATCACGCCGGTAGACGATCGCCCCTCGTTCTCGTCGGCCTGAGGCGATACGTGAGCGACAACTTCAATCACGTTGCCGTTAAAAAGTCGCTCTATCCGGTCGTCAGTGCTGCGCGGGTCTCATAAGTTCGCTGCTCGCTGCCGGCTGATGCTTCCGCCGTCGCGATTTGATACAGCTCTTGACCGACCGGCGTCGGGTATTGCCCCGTAACACACGCCTGGCAAAGCTGATTCGGCAACATCTTCACGGCATGAGCGATCGAGCTGACCGGAAGATAGCGCAGCGAATCGGCTCCGAGGAGCTTAGCCATCTTATCTTGCGCTTCGATCGTCAAGTTCCCTTGGTCGAGGAACTTCGGCGCAAACAATTCGCCGATCGTCGACATATCGATCCCGTAAAAACAGGGGGCGATAATCGGCGGACAGGCGATCCGAACGTGAATCTCTTTCGCGTGGCCGAGTTCGCGAATCCGCTTCAAAAGCACCTTCATCGTCGTCGAGCGCACGATCGAATCTTCGACCAGCAGAACGCGTTTACCTTCGAGCACTTCGCGCAGCGGGGTGTATTTGCTTTCCGCTTTGTTCTTCCGCGTGCTGGCCCCTTCGATGAAGGTTCGCCCTGAATAGCGGTTGCGGATCAACCCTTCACGCGACGGAATGTTGAGCCGATACGCCATCGAGTCGGCCGCGGCCTTGCTCGTGTCGGGCACCGGGACGACGATCGTGTTGTCGTCCATCTTCAACGGTTCGAGCCGCGCGAGTTCTTCGCCGAGCCGCGTCCGTGTCAGGTACACGCTGCGGTCGTCCATCGTACTCGCGACGTTCGCGAAATAGATCCACTCGAAGAAGCAGTGCGCACTCCGCGGACTCTCGGCGAAGCGCTCGATGTTGAACTGCCCGTCGATAATCGTGATCGCATGGCCCGGCTCGAGCGACTTAATATTGTCTGCCGCGAAGCCGAGGTTCAACAGCGCCACGCTCTCGCTGGCCGCTGCGAACAGCGGACCTTCGAGCGCATAGCACAAAGGCTTGATCCCAAGCGGGTCGCGGGCCAACAGCATGTCACCGCTGGCGTTGAGCAAGGCCAGACTGTACGCGCCGTCGAGCTTCTTCGCGATGTTGCGCATCGCCTCGACCATGCCGGTACGCAAATCGCCCGACCATTGCCGACCGATCTCGTGCATCAAGATTTCGGTATCGGTATCGCGGGCCAAGTGAAAGTCGTCGTGCGCGAGCAATTCGCCCCGCAACTGCTGGTAGTTCGCGATCTGGCCGTTGAAGCCGAACGAGAACCACTTATGTTTCTGAAGATGCTTCCGCTCGAACGGCTGGGCGTAGCGCCGGTCTTCGGCACCGCAAGTGGCGTAGCGCACATGCCCGAGCGCCGCCCTTCCGGCGAACTTCTGCATCAGCGCTTCGGCTTTGTTTCGCCGACTCAGATTGAACACCTCGGTAACGCTGCCGAGTTCCTTATGCGTGTCGAGCAGTTGATCGCGGTTCGGATTGAACGA
Above is a window of Planctomycetia bacterium DNA encoding:
- the glgX gene encoding glycogen debranching protein GlgX; translated protein: MRVWPGRPYPLGATFDGSGVNFALFSENATKVELCFFNEPDDKEPAETLELKEHTDLVWHCYLPDTIPGQLYGYRVYGPYEPEKGHRFNPNKILLDPYARAIGRDLRWSDELFGYKIGDEASDLSFDNRDSAPYAPLAQVVDTAFTWGDDRPLRTPWHKTLIYELHVKGFTQLNPLVPEKLRGTYAGLASEAPIEHLKSLGVTAVELLPVQHRMDDRHLVEKGLTNYWGYNTLAFFAPDARYVSTHIQQPAVQQFKMMVRSLHAAGIEVILDVVYNHTAEGNQNGPTLSMRGIDNAAYYRLSPESPRHYMDFTGCGNTMSMRHPRVLQLIMDSLRYWVLEMHVDGFRFDLASTLARELYEVNKLSAFFEIIAQDPILSQVKLVDEPWDVGDGGYQVGNFPVLWSEWNGRYRDTIRSFWKGDGGLLCDFATRMAGSSDLYEVGGRRPYASMNFITCHDGFSLEDLVSYNEKHNDANGEGNRDGASNNDSWNCGIEGPTEDAEIKKLRAQQKRNLIATLLLSQGVPMILGGDELGHTQNGNNNTYCHDSELTWLKWDLNDEQTEFLNFVRSVVRIWQEQPVFQRRNFFLGRSIRDSEVKDISWLEPSGEEMTDEAWNAGFARCLGMRLAGDIIGDVDDRGDPIVGDTLLVLLNAHHEAIPFHLPLTKGKTPWEPLLDTARPDGNLEDLPDGGEYQLAGRSMAVFLTKLSTEIIPEESERTNKSKTAETKKPEGPAAEIPPGRRTIEASGVLITPVDDRPSFSSA
- a CDS encoding amidophosphoribosyltransferase, which gives rise to MSDLHHECGIAAIYHLPGRVVSPLCPEQGPEQASRLIPRMLLDIQNRGQLSAGMTSFNPNRDQLLDTHKELGSVTEVFNLSRRNKAEALMQKFAGRAALGHVRYATCGAEDRRYAQPFERKHLQKHKWFSFGFNGQIANYQQLRGELLAHDDFHLARDTDTEILMHEIGRQWSGDLRTGMVEAMRNIAKKLDGAYSLALLNASGDMLLARDPLGIKPLCYALEGPLFAAASESVALLNLGFAADNIKSLEPGHAITIIDGQFNIERFAESPRSAHCFFEWIYFANVASTMDDRSVYLTRTRLGEELARLEPLKMDDNTIVVPVPDTSKAAADSMAYRLNIPSREGLIRNRYSGRTFIEGASTRKNKAESKYTPLREVLEGKRVLLVEDSIVRSTTMKVLLKRIRELGHAKEIHVRIACPPIIAPCFYGIDMSTIGELFAPKFLDQGNLTIEAQDKMAKLLGADSLRYLPVSSIAHAVKMLPNQLCQACVTGQYPTPVGQELYQIATAEASAGSEQRTYETRAALTTG